A region of the Aphelocoma coerulescens isolate FSJ_1873_10779 chromosome 7, UR_Acoe_1.0, whole genome shotgun sequence genome:
GGAGAGCTGGCTGGAGCATGTCCCCTATCGCGGGCCGCCCTCTTCCCTAGGAATGAGCCTGCCATGTGCGCATGGACCTGCCGGCACCAgacctgcagctgctctccGGGACCGGGGCAGGGGGTCCGTGCccgggccgggggctgcggtgTCCCCGCGGCCCGTCCGGGCGGTGGCGCCGGGCGGGGCACGAGGGCGCGGCTCCGTGCTCGCCGCTCATTGGGCCCCTCTTAGGGGCGTGTCCCACGCGGGAGCCAGTGCGGCCGCAGGGCTGGGAAGCCGCGGGCGCTGATTGGCGGGGGCGCCGCTGCCGCTCTTGCACACCCCCAGGGGGCGTGGCTCGCCCCAGGGGACGCTGCGATTGGCGCGGCGCTCGGCCGCCTCTCCCCGGAGCGAGGCGTGATTGGCCCCGCTGAACAGCGGGGGGCGTGAGCGCGGCGCTGAGGGCAGCCGCGCGGGTCTCTGATTGGCTGCGGCGAGGAGGGGCGTGGCGCCGCGGCAGCGCGCAGCGCGCCAttggcgcggcggcggcggcgggcggggcgcgcggcgcggcggggcgcgggttggcggcggcggcgggggcgcggccggcgggtGCGCCATGGTGCGGCCGTGAGCGGAGCATGGGGCGGCGGCTCCTCCGGGcgctcctctgcctcctcctcctggccGGCCGCGGGCAGCTGCGTgacggcgctgctgccgccgccaccgccgcacACGGTGAGACCGCGACCCTGGGCAGGGCGGCTTTGCCCCGGGCAGCGCGGGAGCTGGGAGGAGATTCCCGGGGAGTGGCGGGACGCGGGGCTCCGCGGCCGGTGCGGTCGCCGCCGCTGTAGATGCTGTCACGGCGTGCAGCGGCGAGTCTGGCCGCTGGCGGATAACGGGAGAGGGCGGCCCGGAACCGGCACCGCGGGTGCGTCATTGGCGCCGGGGGCGCCCCTTTCCCGGGGCTGCCGGGCCGGTGGGTGTGCTAATCCCGGGGCACCCCGCCGGCTGTAGAGTtgccgccccgccgggcccgaTAGCCGGCAGCTACGGGACGGGAGCAGAACGGTGCTTGCTCATGGCCGGGGCAAAGCCGGTGCCTGGGGCTGCCGCAGGGATGGGGAGCCCGGGGCAGCGGCCCTGAGCGTGGTTTCCTCCGCGACCGTGCCGCCCTTTAGCTGCCCTCCGCCTGTAAGTGCAGCTCGCCCGGGCCGGTGCACCCGCTCTTCTCCAGCTCGTTCCGTGCGGTCCGTGCTTGGGGCTCTCGGGGACCCGGGTGTCGCTGCCGGTAGCAGGGCTGCGGCCCCCCccgcacggcacggcacggccccGGCGCCGCTGACTCACTACAGGACGCCCGAGGCTTCTGCGCCCCTCGTCCTCCAGCGGGCCGGGAGTGCCGGGACGGGACCGGCTGCACCACGGAggccccgctgtccccgggAGCAGGCAAGGAATGGTGTCGGGACGGCTGCGGCCGAGCACCGTCCTGGCCGGGGGAGCCTCCCTGAGCTGGGGCCACCGCCCCTCCCGGCGGAGCGGAGCGTCTCGGCGGGAGAGCGCTGCGCCGTTTCAGCACCGCGGACAGCGCCGGCCCtgccgccccggcccggcccccgccgccgccgtcccTGGGGTCTCCCCTGGCAGTGGAGTCCTGTGCCCCGCACCTGCGTGGCCTCCGCCCCGGGGGACGCTGGCCCTTGGGTGCCGGGCTTTCGGGGACCCTCATCCCCACAAGCCCCCTTCCCCCGCGGCGGGCTCGACgggcccctccctcccctcccccccgttGTTTTCTCGTTCCTTCCTTGCCATCCGGGGCTGAGTCATCGCCTGCTGCCGTCTCGCTGCTGACGGTCTTGGGCCGAGACgggggggggagaggaaggGGGAAGCCGCCCCCTGCCCAAGTGCTGCCCCCCGAAGGGCTTGGAGAGGtacacaccccacacccccagcACCACTATATCCATGCTTTGGGGTCCGCCTCGCAGGGAGAGTGGATTCCGGTGTCACTAGGTTGCATCCCTTCCTCGTAGTACCACATGTAGGAGGGCAACAGATGTGGTTTTGCAGGTGTCTGCTGCCTCAGTCTTACCTTCCTAactgccagcaccccaaaaaactccaGATCTTCCCCACTCTCCAGAGCCAAGGGCATACTTTCTATACAGCCCCCATCTTGCctctgagaagcagaaaagacaGGCGCTGAGCCTCTGCCCTGGGCTACAAAGCTGTGTCCGCTCCCACCATCGCCACATTGTATCCCTGTGCCACTTTTCTGGAGCGTAGGGGTCCCCAAGGCAGCTGGTGATGAGCAAATTCCATTGGAGCCCCCCCTTGGATGCTGTGCTGACTggcctgtctgtctgtctctctgtccCAGGCTGCCTGTTTGACCGGAGGCTGTGTGCCCCGCAGGAGGTGTGTGTGCAGGGTAAGTGGCTAGCAGGGGTGCAGGGATCCCCTCTCCCTTTCCAAGTGGGTGTGGAGGGTACAGGGATGCCTTTCAGGGGAACCTAGGGTGTAGTGCAGGGGGGCACGGCAGGAGAAAGGTGGGGCTGTGCCCGGAGATCCTCACATCAGGGTGTTTCTTCATCTGGTCTCActgcctccctcccctctctTGCAGATGGGCTATTTGGGCAGTGCCAGGTGGGCTCCGTGCAGGACAGACCCTATTTCCAGGTTACATCTCCCGTGCTCCAGCGTCTGCAGGATGTCTTGCGACATCTCATGGCACAAGGTGAAGGGGGGAGCATGGGGGGAGTCGCTCTGACCCTGCAGGGAGGGGATGTCAGGTAGAATTGCCTAGTGGCACTAGGACTCTCTGAGGTCCTGCTGGCCCGGGGGCCAGGGTGTGCTGTGGAGGATGATTCTGGGAGGAGTGGGGTCAAACCCAGGCCATGGTACACAGGGTCAGAATATCAGGACAGCATCCCATGCACTCAGACCATGATTGCCAGGCTGCCTCCGTGTCTCACAgccccttcccatggcagggctcTCGTGGCAGGATGGCATCACCCAGTATGTGATCTCTCAGGAGATGGAGCGCATCCCCCGCCTCCGCTTGCCACCCTCGCTGGAGCCAGTGGCCAGGGACAGGTAGGATGGTGCCAGCTGCCATCCTGTGAGCAGAGCTCAGTGGAGCAGCAAGGGCTTTGCCCCGCAAATGGGGTTTAGGGGAGGGACCTCCCCCTTTACCTAGGTGAGTCACCCCAACGCTGCTTGCCTTCAAGGTTCCTGCCTGTCCGCAGTGAGCCCCGGCGAGCCCCATTGCCCCCAGACGCCGGCCTGCCAGCAGCTCAGCATCTGGAGCAGCCCCCACCACTGCTGCTTTCCCCACTGGTGCAGCGGTACTTGGAGCatgtcctgctgccctccccaccccagctgGGCTACGAGGAGGCTCTGCTCAATCCCTACTCCTACCACAAGGTAAGCTGGGGAGTGAGCGCCTTCTCCCGGGCAGAAAAGTAGAGATTGGCAGGGAGCTGTTGCACTGCCAGTGCttttctgctggtgctggggtaCCCCCTGCCTCCGCCATGGGGTGACAGGGGACCTGTGGGGTTTGACATGTGTTTTGTTTGCAGTTCGGCTATCAGGATGGTGCTCACCAGCAtcccagcagctcagccaggcAGAGCTCTGAAACCTCCTCGCTGCTGGGCCGGGTCCCTGCCCAGACCCTTTTTGGGGCTGGCCCTGTGCCCTCCTATGGCGGGCAGCCAGGAATGGATGGGGGGCATCTCTTCCAGGACTTGGGCATGCTTTCCCTGCCCAGAGAGAAAGCTGGCCGCCCGGACCCTGCCAGCGCCAGGCTTCAGCACAGCTTGCAGCTCCCCGATGACTACAGAAACATggaggggagggagcagcaaGCACCCCTGgctgcccagccaccctctgcaCAGACAGGTACCTTGTTCTCCAGCCAGGCACCAACCCTTGTCCCTATCCTGTACCCACAGCCACATTCCTCGTGGCTCACACTTTCCCTCCTCTTTGGCTTTATGCCCATGGACAGCATACACCCGCAACCCCACCTGCCCcatctgctccatccctggctcCTGGTCTCCATGTGGATGCAGAGCATCCAACCTGACACTATATCCTCTTGCAGATGCTGCCCTGAAGAGATTGGCTTCCCTCCTGGCCAGCTATGGCctggggctgccagagctgaaTCCCCAGCAGCTAAGCAGCCTGTCCACTCTCCTCCAGCTTCTCCAGAGCTCTGGTGAGCCaggcacagggatgggacaggcagggactgGCAGAAGCAGGTGCTAGCATGCCCTGTTTCAGGGTAGGGAGTGTTGCCTTTTGGGGTGGGTGCTGCAGGACCTGTGTCTCCTTTCTAGGTGTTGCTGGCCCTGAAGTGCCCACAGCGAAACGGGTGGGTTTGCAGCAGGGTGATGCTGGAGAAGGTGCCATGCCaaaggtgggatggggaggaggaggtagTTCCCCAGGGCTCTCTTCTGAGATTCCagcttctcccttttcctcccttcagGTGATGGAGGGAGACATGCAGCATGGAGAGGAGCCAGTACCCCCTTCCTCCACAGTGCcaccctccaaaatcccagccaGTAGATCCCcaggggatggaacaaaggGCAGGGCAACATCCTCACCAGCTCCCCAGGCTGAGCCACAGCAGGCACACAGTGGAGATGCCCTTAGCCCCAGAAAGCAGATTGTGGTGGAGAAGAAGAGCTACACAGAGATGAAGGATGGTGGGGCACAGCAGGGCATGCGGCCACCAGACGAGTATGGCTACATCGTCACAGACCAGAAGTGAGAGTTGGGGGTCAGGCAAGGGGGTCTGCGTGTGTGAAGGGTCTGTATCTCCCCACCAACAGCTGTCACAGCTTCACATGCTTGACTGAGCCTGTTTGGGTCTTTGGTAGGGTTGGGTTTCCATGGAGTCAGCTCCCCCTCATCCCTTCTCTACCCACAGCCCCTGttccaccccaaagccttccttTATCAGCCCATACCAAGGCCAGAGCTCACTGTTGCAGGAGGGGAGGCTGGGAGTGTGCATGCACAAGTGTGTCTGTGCACATTCGTGTGCAAGGGGGGAGGTCAGCTCCACCAACATCGCCACACTCTTACCTCCTGCCCACCCTGACACCCTGCTCTTGCTGTGTGCTTGGGACTCCCTGAGCCTGCCTGTCTCTGTTCCCTGACTGTGGGCAGCACAGGCTGTCCCCTCGCCCCTGCCACCCCTCCTCACCCTGACACTATCCCCACAGGCCCCTGGGGCTGGCTGCTGGCGTGCGGCTGCTGGAGCTCCTAGCCAAGCACCTCCACCTCTCCACTGCCAGCTTCATCAACATCAGGTGAGGGGACCGGGGCCATGGGGCGCTGCTGCCTCAGCCATGGCCATGCTCAGCACCCCCAGgcagggggacaggagggactgAGCTGTGGTGAAGgtaggtgggggggggggtctgcaTTTCCAGGTCTCACACTGtgttccccctctccctggCAGCGTTGTGGGTCCTGCACTTACCTTCCGTATCCAACAGAACCCTCAGAACTTTTCACTGGCAGATGTGGCCAGCCAGACTGGTGAGTTGACAATGTCCCCCTGGTCTTGgtcctctcttctcctcccagtTGTGGGGTGTCCCTTGCCAGGGTCCAGGAAGAGGGGGCTCCTACCATACATCCCACTGCCTTTGGCTGAACTGGGGGGCTGAAGTGGGCAGCTGTCAGAGCTATCCCTTGGCTCTGTTTCTGGGGGGTCTCTTGTGTGGAGGGGCAGTGTGCCTCTGACCATCTCCTCTGTCCACAGAGCAAGTGAAGGGAGAGCTGGAGCACGAGCTGGGCCTGAAGATTGTGCAAACAGGAGTGGGAGAGGTAGGACTGAGCAAGGATCCTGCCCCTTGGGGCTGGGGTGGCCAGCAACAGGGGAGTGGGGATGCTGCCACTGGGTACAAgccaggagcccccagccctggggcacaAAGGCCTTTGTGAGTGAGCTGTCCCTGCAGGTCTGTAGGGCAGCTGAAGAGTAGAGGAGACTGGGCAGTGTTTAGGATGGAGATAGACTCCAGTCCTGTGTTGGAGGACTCCTGTTGGAGACTGCTCCAGTCCTGTGCGTCCATCATCCCCCTCCAGTGCCTGGCAGCACAATCCTGCCCAGCTGTCTGTACTCCCAGGGCTCTCAGctcttttcaaaacaaaagctCCGCAGTGTTTGAAGGTGGTCTGAAAGGGACTCCCAGAGGCTTTTCTTCCCCCCGAGGCTGGAGGGCTGCAGGCTGTATCCCTCAAGGCTCATCCTCACCCTTGCCTCCCTCCAACCTGCAGGCCCCATCTCAGCTGTGGCCTCAGCACCCGAGCACTGGGATGTTCCCAGAGCACCCCACAAACCATAGCTAGGCAGGCAAAATGCCATCATGTCCCCAGAGAATGGCAAAGCAGCTGAAGGCAGGGATGAAACAGGAACCATCTGTTTGGAGAGGGGCTACCCCTCCCTGTACTCCTCTGGGGAGCCACAGGAACAGTCTcctggggcagggagcaggggttGGAGATAAGGACTAAGCCTGGCTCCTGTGTTTGCAGCCTGAGGAGGAAAAATGGTGTAGCACATCCccagcccagtgtccccatttCCCACTTCTTGTCATGTGGCTGTAGCCATGAGcggggaggaaggaaaggggaactttggaggaggaggaggccatGAAGAAAGGGTGGTCTGGCCACTGAGGCAACCTGTCTCTATCAGCAATATGTGGAGTGTCACTATGGCAATGCCTTTTGATGAGGCAGGTGGCAGGAACCGGGAGAGATGTCAGAGATATCAGAGATGGAGCTCAGAGGAGGCTGAGGCAGCTTAGCAGGCTCCCTTCTGCACCAACCTTCCCAGTTCTAACCAGCTTGTGCTTTTCCTTCATTCCCTCCTGGCTCTGAACATGGTGGGACTGGTGCAAGATTTGAGGAAGAGGGATGTAGAGAGGCAGGGAGACAGCAGGGCCTGGGCAGGCCTTGGGAGAGAAATGCCTTCTGTCCCCCCTGGCTCCGCTGAcacctccaggggctgcagggctgctcctgcttgGGTGCCCCGGGGAGCTGGGAGGTGCAGGGCCTGGGGGGTGCCCGGGCTGTAGGACTGGCTGGACCCTGATGGCAGTCAGGTGCTGTgactggcacagctgggggcaggTGGCAGCGGGGACTCCTAGGCTGGGGACATCCCCAggcgatgatgatgatgatgatgtagTTGATGATGGTGCAGTGTTCCCTCGGTAACCTCATCAGGCTCGTAGCCAATGGGAGACTGTGGCAATGAGGTAATGCAGGGCTCTGGCAGCTCATTGGGCACAGGATGTTTGAAGCAGCGAtgccccagcatccctgtgctGCCCCAGCTGGACCTAGGCAGTCATGGCATTGACAGGAAGGTCTTGTCCAGCAAGGCCTGAGCAACAGGGGCATCCTGTTACAGCATGGGACTGGCATGAGTTGGGATGTCTCCCACAACCACAGGGAAGGAGCCCTAGAGACACTACCTGCAAGGTGGCAGGGGCCGCTCTGTGTCCTAACTGAGGAGGGCAACAGGGACGACCTGTCCCCTAGCCACTACAGCTGGGACCGTACCAGCAGTGCTGGCGTATTCCCCACCCCGCCTCCCCCAGTGTCCTGCTGtggagcaggggctgcaggggagagCCACCCTCAGTCAGGAaagtcccctgggagcagcacacCCAGCACTGCAGTTGCCTATCCTACACTATTAACTCCTTGGGCTGAATTCAGCCCTTGTTTATCTCCAGCTGGGCAGAAGGAGGTCATGGAACCAAAGTTCTATGGGGCTACTGCCCACCCTGTAGAAGAGCAGCCCAGGCTGGGTCTGCTTCAGGCAGCAGCCCTGAGCACTGGAAGCAGGCAAGCAGGAAGTACTGCTACCTGGAGTTGGCCAAGCTCCTCCAGAGAATCAGCACCctcaggaagaggaaggaagagcCCTTGCTCTGTTTTAACCCCCACAAACCCCAAATGTGGAGCAGAATAAGgtctctgccccctccccagccccacactaACTAACCCTTACTTGGCTTGGTCCCCAGCGAAATGAGGCTGCTGCCTACTCACGCCCATCCCGTTTTGGGGACGGCTTCCACTCGGTGCTGCTGACCTTCATCGCACTGGCCTGCGTGGCAGTCATTGCCATCACAGTGTCTGCGGCCTTCTGCCTCCGGCGCCATGCCAAGCAGCGGGAGAAGGAGCGCCTGGCTGCCCTGGGGCCAGAGGGTGCTGCCGACACCACCTTCGAGTACCAGGTAGGACCCTGTGGGATGTGGGGCCCTGTGGGATGTGGGTCCCCACAGGATGAGTCACTGCCACGTGTCAGCATTGCTCGGGGTGCATAGGGCTGCCCTTTGGCAGCGCTGTGGCCAAGGGACAGGGCTCTTGATGGGGTTCCCCAGGAGCTGTGCCGCCAGCACATGGCTGCCAAGTCTCTCTTTGGCCGCACTGAGGCACCCGCAGCACCAGCGGAGACTTCGAGGGTCAGCAGTGTCTCATCCCAGTTCAGCGACGCtccacagcccagccccagctcccacagcagcacacCCTCCTGGTGCGAGGAGCCTGTCCAGTCCAACATGGACATCTCCACCGGACACATGATCCTGGTGAGCCAGCCCGGAGGGGtggcagccccctccccagccccccatcTGCCCCCCTGCTGCTGGGCTGACCCCGCCCCTCTGCCCCAGGCCTATATGGAGGACCACCTCCGCAACCGAGACCGGCTGGCCAAGGAGTGGCAGGCGCTCTGCGCCTACCAAGCTGAGCCCAGCATCTGCTCCATTGCCCAGAGCGAAGCCAACCTGAAGAAGAACCGCAACCCCGACTATGTGCCCTGTGAGCatcccagccacccagccccagggaccagcTGTCCTGCTAGAGCAGGGTGTGGGGCATGGGGATGCTCAGGACCATGGCTGGTTGCAGCATTAGTGTGCCCACAGTTCCTCTGGGCACTCACCAAGTCTGCTGGCCTGTTCCCCCAGATGATCACGTGCGGATCAAGCTGAAAGCCGAGAGCAACCCATCCCGCAGTGACTTCATCAATGCCAGTCCAATCGTGAGTGATCACTGGGGGCTCCTGCCGTGCCACCCTGCTCCTTGATGTGCCCAGCCCAGGTGAGGTTTTCACTCTGGGATAGAGCTGGACCGAGGTCACATCCCTGAGGGCTACAGATGTGAGCTTTGTGCCTGCCCCATTGCTCAAAAAATTGTTAAATCCCATTTCCCTCCTGGCTGGGGCACCTGAATCTCCCTTCCCAACTGTCCCATCACGCCTGGAGTATACCCCTACTCCTTCAAGTGTCACCAACCCCTGGCCAAAGAGTGTAAAGTCTGATACCCCCTTTCCTGTTCCAGATTGAGCATGACCCACGGATGCCAGCATACATTGCCACACAGGGGCCATTGTCCCACACTATTGCTGACTTCTGGCAGGTGAGTGTCACGTGGCTGTGCCAGCCCATTGGGGTCCCTTTGTGTGATGGCCACAAAATGGGTCACAGTGGCTTGACTGCCCTCCCACCTGGGCTGTCCTCCAGCAGTGAAACCCCCCTCGTCTTGCCCACAGATGGTGTGGGAACATGGCTGCACTGTCATTGTCATGCTGAGCCCCCTGGCTGAGGACAGTGTCAAGCAGTGTGACCGCTACTGGCCGGATGAAGGCTCCTCTCTTTACCACATCTACGAGGCAAGCGTGTTGGGTAGCCTGGGGCATGGAGTATCCTccagcccctgtccccctgATCCCAGCCCCCTTACCCGGCACTGATGCCCACTGCCTTACTTGGGCAGGTGAACCTGGTGTCAGAGCACATCTGGTGTGAGGATTTCCTGGTGCGCAGCTTCTACCTGAAAAATGTGCAGTCGCAGGAGACCCGCACCCTGACGCAGTTCCACTTCCTCAGCTGGCCGGCCGAGGGCATCCCTACCACCACCCGGCCCCTCCTTGACTTCCGCAGGTGAGCGCCCACCTGGCACTGTGCCAGCCCTTGGGGAGCCAGCACTGATCCCAAATGCAGGTGACTGATGGGTGAGGACATCACTGACAATATCATGAGGGTCGGGGCCATGGCATGGACCAGGTGCAGGGACTGGGAGCTGCCATGGATGGGAGGGTGCAGAAGAGCCAGGTTTTGGCCAGCTTGGGATGAGGCTCAACAGAGTTTGGTGGGCAAGAAACCTCTGGCTGAGGTTGCCAGGGCTCTCCGGCCTTCATGGGGAGGGTGGGAAAGTGCTCTTGCCCAGAGCTGGCATGGAGGGCAGCATTGACTGGCACCTTCCACAGCCATGGGTGcaagaagaaacctccagagcCAGCCTTAAACTGGCTGTGACTCGTTGCTCCCAATGCACTACAACCAGTGGTGGATCCCCAGCTAGCCCAGGgcaagagctgcaggactgggacTGCTCCCAGGAGACTTGCCTGCCCAGGTCTTTAGGTCCCTGGGTGGTGGTGGACTTgccagccacaggctgctcacTGTACCTAGGTTGTGCGGGGCAAGGGACCCAGCCTAGGGCAGCAGGGGGGTCTCTGAGAATGTCTCCCTCCTCTCAGTCCCGCtcacactctctctctctctctctgtctgtctctgtctctctctcgcAGCTGCCGGCGTCATTTTTGTGATTTGCAGCTAGTAATCTGGCTCCAGTTGCATAGTCACAAAAGTGATCGTTGGCAGCCGTGCCTGCTGCATGGAGCATGCCAGGAGGCCTACCAGTGCCTGGCCCCCAGCTTCACGCCCCACCGgaccagagctgctccctggggGTCCTGCCACTGCTCCCCTCCCCAGGCTGGGCACCTGAGGAACTgaactcctctccctgccctggccacttTCTACCGGTGGTCCCCATCCCATGTCCAGCACCATTGTGGAGGCAGGAGGAGCCATGAGCCAGACCCCCAGGGCCACATCATGgtgtgctgctgccctgccccacTGAGCACAGCAAGGGACACCTAGCACAGCCTTgaccctggcacagccaggcactGATCTGTTCCCTCTTATCCTTGCAGGAAGGTGAACAAGTGCTACCGGGGTCGCTCCTGCCCTATTATCGTGCACTGCAGGTACTGCAGGGGATGGAGGGGCATTTGGGCTTGAGGGTGACTGAAGGCTGGGACCTGCTGCCCAGGACCAGTCCCACTGGAAGCAGTTCCCCTGGACCAAGCATCTGTGTTTTGCAGTGACGGTGCAGGCAGGACTGGGACGTACATCCTTGTCGACATGGTCCTGAACCGAATGGCCAAAGGTAGGTGCAGGGAAGCAGCATTGCTGCCCTGTCCGTGAGCTTGGCCTGTGAACTCCCCTCCTAGCACCCCTCTCTCCTTCTGCCCCAGGGGTGAAGGAGATAGACATAGCTGCTACGCTGGAGCACATCCGAGACCAGCGGCCTGGTATGGTGCAGACCAAGGTATGCCCAAGCTGGGGACCCTCTCCCTCCACATAAGCATGCATAGCCCCTGGGGCTGAGCTGGCAGGGACCATCATGGCCCCTGCTGTGCTCCCACAGGACCAGTTTGAGTTCGCACTGACGGCTGTGGCAGAGGA
Encoded here:
- the PTPRN gene encoding receptor-type tyrosine-protein phosphatase-like N isoform X2; amino-acid sequence: MGRRLLRALLCLLLLAGRGQLRDGAAAAATAAHGCLFDRRLCAPQEVCVQDGLFGQCQVGSVQDRPYFQVTSPVLQRLQDVLRHLMAQGLSWQDGITQYVISQEMERIPRLRLPPSLEPVARDRFLPVRSEPRRAPLPPDAGLPAAQHLEQPPPLLLSPLVQRYLEHVLLPSPPQLGYEEALLNPYSYHKFGYQDGAHQHPSSSARQSSETSSLLGRVPAQTLFGAGPVPSYGGQPGMDGGHLFQDLGMLSLPREKAGRPDPASARLQHSLQLPDDYRNMEGREQQAPLAAQPPSAQTDAALKRLASLLASYGLGLPELNPQQLSSLSTLLQLLQSSGVAGPEVPTAKRVGLQQGDAGEGAMPKVMEGDMQHGEEPVPPSSTVPPSKIPASRSPGDGTKGRATSSPAPQAEPQQAHSGDALSPRKQIVVEKKSYTEMKDGGAQQGMRPPDEYGYIVTDQKPLGLAAGVRLLELLAKHLHLSTASFINISVVGPALTFRIQQNPQNFSLADVASQTEQVKGELEHELGLKIVQTGVGERNEAAAYSRPSRFGDGFHSVLLTFIALACVAVIAITVSAAFCLRRHAKQREKERLAALGPEGAADTTFEYQLCRQHMAAKSLFGRTEAPAAPAETSRVSSVSSQFSDAPQPSPSSHSSTPSWCEEPVQSNMDISTGHMILAYMEDHLRNRDRLAKEWQALCAYQAEPSICSIAQSEANLKKNRNPDYVPYDHVRIKLKAESNPSRSDFINASPIIEHDPRMPAYIATQGPLSHTIADFWQMVWEHGCTVIVMLSPLAEDSVKQCDRYWPDEGSSLYHIYEVNLVSEHIWCEDFLVRSFYLKNVQSQETRTLTQFHFLSWPAEGIPTTTRPLLDFRRKVNKCYRGRSCPIIVHCSDGAGRTGTYILVDMVLNRMAKGVKEIDIAATLEHIRDQRPGMVQTKDQFEFALTAVAEEVNAILKALPQ
- the PTPRN gene encoding receptor-type tyrosine-protein phosphatase-like N isoform X1; translation: MGRRLLRALLCLLLLAGRGQLRDGAAAAATAAHGCLFDRRLCAPQEVCVQDGLFGQCQVGSVQDRPYFQVTSPVLQRLQDVLRHLMAQGLSWQDGITQYVISQEMERIPRLRLPPSLEPVARDRFLPVRSEPRRAPLPPDAGLPAAQHLEQPPPLLLSPLVQRYLEHVLLPSPPQLGYEEALLNPYSYHKFGYQDGAHQHPSSSARQSSETSSLLGRVPAQTLFGAGPVPSYGGQPGMDGGHLFQDLGMLSLPREKAGRPDPASARLQHSLQLPDDYRNMEGREQQAPLAAQPPSAQTDAALKRLASLLASYGLGLPELNPQQLSSLSTLLQLLQSSGVAGPEVPTAKRVGLQQGDAGEGAMPKVMEGDMQHGEEPVPPSSTVPPSKIPASRSPGDGTKGRATSSPAPQAEPQQAHSGDALSPRKQIVVEKKSYTEMKDGGAQQGMRPPDEYGYIVTDQKPLGLAAGVRLLELLAKHLHLSTASFINISVVGPALTFRIQQNPQNFSLADVASQTEQVKGELEHELGLKIVQTGVGERNEAAAYSRPSRFGDGFHSVLLTFIALACVAVIAITVSAAFCLRRHAKQREKERLAALGPEGAADTTFEYQELCRQHMAAKSLFGRTEAPAAPAETSRVSSVSSQFSDAPQPSPSSHSSTPSWCEEPVQSNMDISTGHMILAYMEDHLRNRDRLAKEWQALCAYQAEPSICSIAQSEANLKKNRNPDYVPYDHVRIKLKAESNPSRSDFINASPIIEHDPRMPAYIATQGPLSHTIADFWQMVWEHGCTVIVMLSPLAEDSVKQCDRYWPDEGSSLYHIYEVNLVSEHIWCEDFLVRSFYLKNVQSQETRTLTQFHFLSWPAEGIPTTTRPLLDFRRKVNKCYRGRSCPIIVHCSDGAGRTGTYILVDMVLNRMAKGVKEIDIAATLEHIRDQRPGMVQTKDQFEFALTAVAEEVNAILKALPQ
- the PTPRN gene encoding receptor-type tyrosine-protein phosphatase-like N isoform X3, which produces MGRRLLRALLCLLLLAGRGQLRDGAAAAATAAHGCLFDRRLCAPQEVCVQDGLFGQCQVGSVQDRPYFQVTSPVLQRLQDVLRHLMAQGLSWQDGITQYVISQEMERIPRLRLPPSLEPVARDRFLPVRSEPRRAPLPPDAGLPAAQHLEQPPPLLLSPLVQRYLEHVLLPSPPQLGYEEALLNPYSYHKFGYQDGAHQHPSSSARQSSETSSLLGRVPAQTLFGAGPVPSYGGQPGMDGGHLFQDLGMLSLPREKAGRPDPASARLQHSLQLPDDYRNMEGREQQAPLAAQPPSAQTDAALKRLASLLASYGLGLPELNPQQLSSLSTLLQLLQSSGVAGPEVPTAKRVMEGDMQHGEEPVPPSSTVPPSKIPASRSPGDGTKGRATSSPAPQAEPQQAHSGDALSPRKQIVVEKKSYTEMKDGGAQQGMRPPDEYGYIVTDQKPLGLAAGVRLLELLAKHLHLSTASFINISVVGPALTFRIQQNPQNFSLADVASQTEQVKGELEHELGLKIVQTGVGERNEAAAYSRPSRFGDGFHSVLLTFIALACVAVIAITVSAAFCLRRHAKQREKERLAALGPEGAADTTFEYQELCRQHMAAKSLFGRTEAPAAPAETSRVSSVSSQFSDAPQPSPSSHSSTPSWCEEPVQSNMDISTGHMILAYMEDHLRNRDRLAKEWQALCAYQAEPSICSIAQSEANLKKNRNPDYVPYDHVRIKLKAESNPSRSDFINASPIIEHDPRMPAYIATQGPLSHTIADFWQMVWEHGCTVIVMLSPLAEDSVKQCDRYWPDEGSSLYHIYEVNLVSEHIWCEDFLVRSFYLKNVQSQETRTLTQFHFLSWPAEGIPTTTRPLLDFRRKVNKCYRGRSCPIIVHCSDGAGRTGTYILVDMVLNRMAKGVKEIDIAATLEHIRDQRPGMVQTKDQFEFALTAVAEEVNAILKALPQ
- the PTPRN gene encoding receptor-type tyrosine-protein phosphatase-like N isoform X4; the protein is MGRRLLRALLCLLLLAGRGQLRDGAAAAATAAHGCLFDRRLCAPQEVCVQDGLFGQCQVGSVQDRPYFQVTSPVLQRLQDVLRHLMAQGLSWQDGITQYVISQEMERIPRLRLPPSLEPVARDRFLPVRSEPRRAPLPPDAGLPAAQHLEQPPPLLLSPLVQRYLEHVLLPSPPQLGYEEALLNPYSYHKDLGMLSLPREKAGRPDPASARLQHSLQLPDDYRNMEGREQQAPLAAQPPSAQTDAALKRLASLLASYGLGLPELNPQQLSSLSTLLQLLQSSGVAGPEVPTAKRVGLQQGDAGEGAMPKVMEGDMQHGEEPVPPSSTVPPSKIPASRSPGDGTKGRATSSPAPQAEPQQAHSGDALSPRKQIVVEKKSYTEMKDGGAQQGMRPPDEYGYIVTDQKPLGLAAGVRLLELLAKHLHLSTASFINISVVGPALTFRIQQNPQNFSLADVASQTEQVKGELEHELGLKIVQTGVGERNEAAAYSRPSRFGDGFHSVLLTFIALACVAVIAITVSAAFCLRRHAKQREKERLAALGPEGAADTTFEYQELCRQHMAAKSLFGRTEAPAAPAETSRVSSVSSQFSDAPQPSPSSHSSTPSWCEEPVQSNMDISTGHMILAYMEDHLRNRDRLAKEWQALCAYQAEPSICSIAQSEANLKKNRNPDYVPYDHVRIKLKAESNPSRSDFINASPIIEHDPRMPAYIATQGPLSHTIADFWQMVWEHGCTVIVMLSPLAEDSVKQCDRYWPDEGSSLYHIYEVNLVSEHIWCEDFLVRSFYLKNVQSQETRTLTQFHFLSWPAEGIPTTTRPLLDFRRKVNKCYRGRSCPIIVHCSDGAGRTGTYILVDMVLNRMAKGVKEIDIAATLEHIRDQRPGMVQTKDQFEFALTAVAEEVNAILKALPQ